A single genomic interval of Arachis duranensis cultivar V14167 chromosome 7, aradu.V14167.gnm2.J7QH, whole genome shotgun sequence harbors:
- the LOC107458995 gene encoding thioredoxin-like protein Clot, producing the protein MPLKVLEATVSSFDGVFEKFRSETSNNKANLILFLADKDPATSLSWCPDCVRAEPVIYKRLEASPDNIGILKAYVGDRPTWRNPQHPWRVDSRFKLTGVPTLIRWENDVVKGRLEDHEAHLENKIEALLSDK; encoded by the exons ATGCCGCTGAAGGTGTTGGAGGCCACAGTTTCGAGCTTTGATGGGGTCTTTGAGAAGTTCCGATCAGAAACTTCCAACAACAAAGCCAATCTCATCCTATTCTTGGCTGATAAGGACCCTGCCACCTCTCTCAGCTGGTGCCCTG ATTGTGTGAGAGCTGAGCCTGTGATCTACAAGAGGCTGGAGGCCTCACCCGACAATATTGGGATTCTGAAAGCTTATGTTGGGGACAGGCCAACATGGAGGAACCCACAGCATCCGTGGAGGGTGGATTCCAGGTTCAAGCTTACCGGCGTGCCTACGCTGATCCGTTGGGAGAATGATGTGGTGAAAGGTCGCTTGGAGGACCATGAGGCCCACCTTGAAAACAAGATTGAAGCTCTTCTTAGTGACAAATGA
- the LOC110274129 gene encoding histidine kinase 2-like isoform X1, whose translation MLKPLHNFDACFMDLQMPEMDGFEVTRQIRILENDVNEKIACGEASAEMFGDIFYWHIPILAMTADVTQASNEECKKCGMAQYPANLFSAEGSFSAYSKKLASTIRWTVVELGIQNQCTSLGRKIHK comes from the exons ATGCTTAAGCCGCTTCACAATTTCGATGCTTGTTTCATGGATCTCCAAATGCCAGAAATGGATGG TTTTGAAGTGACAAGGCAAATCCGCATACTAGAGAACGACGTAAATGAGAAAATTGCATGTGGGGAAGCATCAGCTGAAATGTTTGGGGATATCTTTTATTGGCACATTCCAATACTAGCAATGACAGCTGATGTAACTCAGGCTTCAAATGAAGAGTGCAAAAAGTGTGGGATGGCACAGTATCCTGCTAACCTCTTCTCTGCTGAAGGTTCTTTTTCTGCATATAGCAAGAAACTAGCTAGCACCATAAGGTGGACAGTAGTAGAATTGGGAATTCAAAACCAATGTACATCTTTAGGGAGAAAAATCCATAAATAG
- the LOC110274129 gene encoding uncharacterized protein LOC110274129 isoform X2 has translation MKSAKSVGWHSILLTSSLLKNDQMLNGWPLGLGFLNIKLRVTEAPAAAPVDPFSLKQIPSTSFSSFSSSNLDTESTASFFQDKSVSLGRLIGIRGGERG, from the exons ATGAAGAGTGCAAAAAGTGTGGGATGGCACAGTATCCTGCTAACCTCTTCTCTGCTGAAG AATGATCAGATGCTCAATGGATGGCCATTGGGTCTTGGGTTTTTGAATATAAAGCTTAGAGTTACAGAGGCACCCGCAGCTGCACCGGTCGATCCTTTCTCATTGAAGCAGATACCATCCACCAGCTTCTCCTCATTCTCATCCTCCAACCTTGATACTGAG TCAACAGCATCTTTCTTCCAAGACAAGAGTGTATCCCTTGGGCGTCTTATAGGAATAAGAGGAGGGGAGAGAGGATGA
- the LOC110274129 gene encoding histidine kinase 2-like isoform X3 has product MLKPLHNFDACFMDLQMPEMDGFEVTRQIRILENDVNEKIACGEASAEMFGDIFYWHIPILAMTADVTQASNEECKKCGMAQYPANLFSAEE; this is encoded by the exons ATGCTTAAGCCGCTTCACAATTTCGATGCTTGTTTCATGGATCTCCAAATGCCAGAAATGGATGG TTTTGAAGTGACAAGGCAAATCCGCATACTAGAGAACGACGTAAATGAGAAAATTGCATGTGGGGAAGCATCAGCTGAAATGTTTGGGGATATCTTTTATTGGCACATTCCAATACTAGCAATGACAGCTGATGTAACTCAGGCTTCAAATGAAGAGTGCAAAAAGTGTGGGATGGCACAGTATCCTGCTAACCTCTTCTCTGCTGAAG AATGA